One Bufo gargarizans isolate SCDJY-AF-19 chromosome 3, ASM1485885v1, whole genome shotgun sequence DNA segment encodes these proteins:
- the CENPV gene encoding centromere protein V has translation MVKAKKSWPKRVATSTERHTRTAAAAGALVESPKPAVQVVGGSKKSKAKKAAIKKQVEEDTKEDEERCSLLDLGAQKERWLSFVQQQSLSNEDAAKLLLDSFEYKGLVKHSGGCHCGAVRFEVWASSDVHVFDCNCSICVKKQNRHFIVPASRFKLLKGVNNLTTYTFNTNKAQHRFCKTCGVQSFYVPRSNPDGYGIAPHCLDEGTVRSIHVEQINGKEWEKAMKEHKTIRNMSKS, from the exons ATGGTGAAGGCGAAAAAATCGTGGCCGAAACGCGTCGCCACCAGCACGGAGCGGCACACCAggacggcggcggcggcaggggcTCTGGTGGAGTCGCCTAAACCCGCAGTGCAGGTCGTGGGGGGCTCCAAGAAGAGCAAAGCCAAAAAGGCTGCCATCAAGAAACaggtggaggaggacaccaaGGAGGACGAGGAGCGCTGCTCCCTGCTCGACCTGGGGGCGCAGAAGGAGCGGTGGCTCAGCTTCGTCCAACAGCAAAGTCTCAGCAATGAAGATGCGGCCAAACTTCTGCTGGACTCCTT TGAGTACAAAGGGCTGGTGAAGCACAGCGGAGGATGTCACTGCGGAGCTGTTCGTTTTGAGGTTTGGGCATCTTCTGACGTCCATGTCTTTGACTGCAA CTGCAGCATTTGTGTAAAGAAGCAGAATCGCCATTTCATTGTCCCTGCATCACGCTTCAAGTTACTGAAG GGTGTAAATAACCTCACCACCTACACCTTCAACACTAACAAAGCACAACATAGATTCTGCAAGACCTGCGGCGTCCAGAGTTTCTACGTACCTCGCTCCAACCCTGATGGCTATG GCATTGCTCCACACTGCCTTGACGAAGGGACGGTGCGCAGTATCCACGTGGAGCAGATAAATGGCAAAGAATGGGAGAAAGCAATGAAAGAGCACAAGACCATTCGCAACATGTCAAAGTCTTGA